A single Bifidobacterium scardovii JCM 12489 = DSM 13734 DNA region contains:
- a CDS encoding response regulator transcription factor, with amino-acid sequence MNASRYMRLGLVDDDPLTLAALHALANGWRAEHGMAVVWAVRSGDKAVDRCVDSRTRPDVVLVDMGVDGVDGAATCARIRLCSDSIVLLAITCHSLRHYRDAARRSGAQALLDKADMAGLRRCLAACAAGEPYAQDGFPSPARAYGLARAQGRTHPLSAREAEVMDWTVRGLTAREVADRMGLSESTVKTHVRHAITKLGVRGKLQAIMAWSELRRLP; translated from the coding sequence ACGTTGGCGGCGTTGCACGCCTTGGCGAACGGCTGGCGCGCGGAGCACGGCATGGCGGTGGTCTGGGCCGTACGCTCCGGCGACAAGGCGGTGGATCGGTGCGTCGACTCGCGCACCCGCCCCGACGTGGTGCTGGTGGACATGGGCGTTGACGGCGTTGACGGCGCGGCGACCTGCGCGCGGATCCGCCTCTGCTCCGACAGCATCGTCCTGCTGGCGATCACCTGCCATTCGCTGCGCCACTACCGGGACGCCGCACGGCGTTCGGGAGCGCAGGCCCTGCTGGACAAGGCCGATATGGCCGGATTGCGGCGCTGCCTGGCGGCCTGCGCGGCCGGAGAGCCGTATGCGCAGGACGGGTTTCCCTCCCCCGCCCGAGCGTACGGACTCGCGCGGGCGCAGGGACGTACCCATCCGTTGTCCGCGCGGGAGGCCGAGGTCATGGACTGGACCGTCAGGGGGCTTACCGCACGGGAGGTCGCAGACCGGATGGGGTTGAGCGAATCCACGGTCAAGACGCATGTGCGCCATGCCATCACGAAATTGGGCGTGCGCGGCAAGCTGCAGGCGATCATGGCATGGAGCGAGCTGAGGAGACTGCCATGA